The bacterium genome contains a region encoding:
- a CDS encoding neutral/alkaline non-lysosomal ceramidase N-terminal domain-containing protein, which translates to MKKTLLSPVRAILAVSVFVMVCAVFISCAKEQPSIKVGLGETVITPRENTQMAGFARSQVSTGTHDDLHARSLVIEGTDGTTVVLMSVSLVGLNEDFGNRIRSAIKDSTGIPESNIIISCTHTHAGPNVGGASDAYRSMLLEQTVASAVTAWKKRAPGRIGIGSTVVQELGRNRRWLLYGGLHPDPEVAVMKIEDTKGKLLGVAFNYGCHPSALDWQNTLFSEDWPYYAIEGIKKTVGKDVWVAYYQSAEGNINVGYSSELSAVGADMPIRNYGYIEIKGNQMTDAVIKALPDVQTTGNPAIAAARDFFEYPLRESYPVTLEQAEKDAKKAIEELAVMEKIPELQGTRKLDTCRRAVFQTGQRLGAARRFYGNQDRPKTRRLEQQAVRIGNTVFVTFPGELFSDIGLAIKKQSPLDKTFVIGVTPGPGGYLPTAKEFIEGDYEVDGSSYSPKTEQFCIDSSLSLIKKIAD; encoded by the coding sequence ATGAAGAAAACCTTGTTATCTCCCGTAAGGGCTATACTGGCTGTTTCGGTCTTTGTCATGGTCTGCGCCGTTTTTATCTCCTGCGCGAAGGAACAGCCATCCATCAAAGTCGGTCTCGGCGAGACGGTCATCACACCCCGTGAAAACACACAGATGGCCGGTTTTGCCCGCAGCCAGGTCTCCACGGGGACTCATGACGATCTCCATGCCCGGAGCCTCGTCATCGAGGGAACGGACGGAACGACCGTGGTGCTCATGAGCGTCTCCCTCGTGGGACTGAACGAGGATTTCGGCAACCGGATCCGTTCCGCCATTAAGGACAGCACCGGCATTCCTGAAAGCAATATCATCATATCCTGCACCCATACACACGCAGGCCCTAATGTGGGCGGCGCAAGCGATGCCTACCGGAGCATGCTGCTCGAACAGACGGTGGCGAGCGCCGTTACTGCATGGAAGAAACGAGCCCCGGGCAGAATCGGCATCGGCTCGACCGTGGTTCAGGAGCTTGGCAGGAACCGTCGCTGGCTCCTGTACGGAGGGCTTCATCCCGATCCGGAAGTCGCGGTCATGAAGATCGAGGATACGAAGGGAAAACTGCTCGGCGTGGCGTTCAATTACGGCTGCCATCCGTCCGCGCTCGACTGGCAGAATACGCTCTTTTCAGAGGATTGGCCTTATTACGCGATCGAGGGCATCAAGAAGACAGTCGGTAAGGATGTCTGGGTCGCCTACTATCAGTCAGCAGAGGGAAACATCAATGTGGGGTATTCCTCCGAGCTGTCCGCTGTCGGAGCGGATATGCCCATCAGGAATTATGGTTACATCGAGATCAAGGGGAACCAGATGACGGACGCGGTGATAAAAGCCCTGCCTGACGTTCAGACAACGGGCAACCCGGCAATCGCGGCGGCGAGGGACTTTTTCGAATACCCGCTCCGCGAATCGTACCCGGTAACACTCGAACAGGCTGAAAAAGACGCCAAAAAAGCCATCGAGGAGCTTGCCGTAATGGAAAAAATCCCCGAGCTCCAGGGAACCCGGAAACTCGATACCTGCCGCAGGGCAGTCTTCCAGACCGGCCAGCGTCTCGGTGCCGCCCGGCGGTTCTATGGAAATCAGGACCGCCCGAAAACCCGCCGTCTCGAACAGCAGGCAGTCCGTATCGGGAACACCGTATTCGTCACCTTCCCCGGCGAGCTCTTTTCGGATATCGGTCTCGCCATTAAAAAGCAGTCTCCGCTCGACAAGACCTTCGTTATCGGCGTTACCCCCGGGCCGGGCGGCTATCTGCCGACTGCAAAAGAGTTTATCGAGGGCGACTACGAGGTGGATGGCAGCAGTTACAGCCCGAAAACCGAGCAGTTCTGCATCGATTCGTCGCTTTCGCTCATAAAAAAGATCGCCGATTGA
- a CDS encoding vitamin B12-dependent ribonucleotide reductase, protein MSPSIDGKIRILSSTEIIEKTPGDTGEQPIVLSENALTVLQARYLKKNETGAVVEEPHEMFRRVAKVIAGAEDLYDASSVTGRLETLFYNMMAAGEFLPNSPTLMNAGRELGQLSACFVLPIEDSMESIFQSVKDAALIHKSGGGTGFSFSRLRPKNDVVQSTRGISSGPVSFMEVFDAATETIKQGGTRRGANMGILRVDHPDIREFVTCKRDHNRFNNFNISVAVTDVFMEAVKADGTYELLNPRTGAVAGTEKAAEIFSLIVENAHDSGDPGIIFIDRINEKNTLPHLGRIESTNPCGEQPLLPYESCNLGSVNLSLMVTEHEGQPVIDWEHLGRIAHLAVRFLDNVIDVNRYPIEKIAEETRRNRKIGLGVMGYADMLIRLGIPYDSKEAERTAEQVMEFIDRESKAESRHLAEIRGAFPSFEGSSFHRAGLPALRNATTTTIAPTGTISIIASCSSGIEPLFALAYKRNVLNGRELVEFHPLFRDMAEKAGIIDEKFMSTVTETPSVDDLEDVPPKISRIFRTANDIPVDWHIRIQAAFQRHTDNAVSKTINFPQSATIEDVAQAYIKAYDAGLKGITIYRDGSREHQVLTTVKTTETEEAPPVRKPIAPRPRPSLTTGTTEKLQTGCGKLYVTVNRDEDGLCEVFCQMGRSGGCTASQSEAISRLISLALRSGVNLDEIVSQLKGIRCPSPIWHNGKLILSCSDAIATALSRYLGGEINTDSIPVFTQDADYEKLTNSITSKKRTRGEMVGVCPDCGGMLEHSEGCLVCRLCGFSKCG, encoded by the coding sequence ATGTCGCCATCGATAGACGGAAAAATCAGGATTCTCTCCTCGACGGAGATTATTGAAAAGACACCCGGGGATACCGGGGAACAGCCGATCGTGCTCTCCGAAAACGCGCTCACCGTGCTCCAGGCCCGCTACCTGAAAAAAAACGAGACCGGAGCGGTTGTCGAGGAACCTCACGAGATGTTCCGGAGGGTCGCAAAGGTCATAGCCGGCGCCGAGGATTTGTACGATGCCAGCTCGGTAACCGGCCGTCTCGAAACGCTCTTCTACAACATGATGGCGGCGGGTGAATTTCTCCCGAATTCCCCAACCCTCATGAACGCAGGCCGTGAGCTCGGACAGCTTTCCGCCTGTTTCGTCCTGCCCATCGAGGATTCCATGGAATCCATATTCCAGTCGGTGAAGGATGCGGCGCTCATCCACAAGAGCGGCGGCGGTACGGGATTCTCGTTCTCACGGCTCCGTCCGAAAAACGATGTCGTCCAGTCGACACGTGGTATATCGAGCGGCCCCGTCTCGTTCATGGAAGTGTTCGATGCGGCGACGGAGACCATCAAGCAGGGCGGAACACGGCGCGGCGCGAACATGGGTATACTCCGTGTCGATCACCCCGATATCCGCGAATTCGTCACCTGTAAAAGGGATCACAACCGCTTCAACAACTTCAATATCTCAGTCGCGGTGACCGATGTCTTCATGGAAGCGGTCAAAGCGGATGGAACCTACGAGCTCCTCAACCCACGCACCGGCGCTGTTGCCGGGACGGAAAAAGCGGCCGAGATATTCAGCCTCATCGTGGAAAACGCCCATGACAGCGGCGACCCGGGAATTATCTTCATCGACCGTATCAACGAGAAGAACACGCTACCACACCTCGGCCGGATCGAATCGACCAATCCCTGCGGCGAACAGCCCCTCCTTCCGTACGAATCATGCAACCTTGGGTCGGTCAATCTCTCGCTCATGGTCACCGAACATGAGGGACAGCCGGTCATCGACTGGGAACATCTCGGCAGGATTGCCCATCTCGCCGTGCGTTTCCTCGACAATGTCATCGATGTCAACAGGTACCCTATCGAGAAAATAGCCGAGGAAACCCGCCGTAACAGAAAAATCGGCCTCGGTGTCATGGGATATGCCGACATGCTCATCCGTCTCGGCATCCCGTACGATTCAAAGGAAGCGGAACGGACTGCCGAGCAGGTCATGGAATTCATCGACCGTGAATCGAAAGCCGAATCCCGTCACCTCGCGGAGATACGCGGCGCTTTCCCCTCGTTCGAGGGCAGCAGCTTCCATCGCGCCGGATTGCCCGCCCTCAGGAACGCCACGACAACCACTATTGCCCCCACGGGAACCATCAGCATTATCGCCTCGTGTTCGAGCGGCATCGAGCCATTGTTCGCGCTGGCATACAAACGGAATGTGCTCAACGGCAGGGAACTGGTCGAATTTCACCCACTTTTCCGTGACATGGCGGAAAAGGCCGGCATCATCGATGAAAAATTCATGAGCACGGTTACCGAGACGCCCTCTGTGGATGACCTTGAGGATGTTCCGCCGAAAATCAGCCGTATTTTCCGCACGGCAAACGATATCCCGGTGGACTGGCACATCCGCATTCAGGCCGCATTCCAGCGTCACACTGACAATGCAGTGTCGAAAACCATAAATTTCCCGCAGTCCGCGACAATTGAGGATGTGGCGCAGGCATACATCAAGGCGTACGATGCCGGGCTTAAAGGGATCACCATCTATCGCGACGGTTCCCGTGAGCACCAGGTTCTGACCACTGTAAAAACCACGGAAACAGAAGAAGCGCCCCCTGTAAGAAAACCCATAGCTCCCCGCCCCCGCCCCTCCCTGACGACCGGAACAACCGAGAAACTCCAGACCGGCTGCGGCAAGCTCTATGTCACCGTGAACCGTGACGAGGACGGTCTCTGCGAAGTGTTCTGCCAGATGGGACGGTCCGGCGGATGCACCGCGAGCCAGTCCGAAGCCATCAGCCGTCTTATATCGCTTGCGCTCCGGAGCGGGGTCAACCTCGACGAAATCGTATCACAGCTCAAGGGCATACGGTGCCCGTCGCCGATATGGCACAACGGCAAGCTCATCCTGTCATGCTCGGATGCCATAGCAACTGCGCTCTCACGGTATCTCGGAGGGGAGATAAACACCGATTCCATCCCTGTTTTCACCCAGGACGCGGACTATGAAAAACTGACCAATTCGATCACCTCGAAAAAGCGCACACGGGGTGAAATGGTCGGTGTCTGCCCCGACTGCGGCGGAATGCTCGAACACTCGGAAGGATGCCTGGTCTGCAGGCTGTGCGGATTCTCAAAGTGCGGATAA
- a CDS encoding type II toxin-antitoxin system HicB family antitoxin gives MKYIIIVEKTKTGYSAYSPDLEGCIATGSTQSEVELLMKEAIEFHLQGLREEGYTIPVPHSYSQYLEI, from the coding sequence ATGAAATACATTATCATCGTTGAAAAGACAAAAACCGGTTATTCGGCGTATTCGCCTGACCTTGAGGGCTGTATTGCAACAGGTTCGACACAGTCCGAAGTTGAACTGCTTATGAAGGAAGCAATTGAATTTCACCTTCAGGGACTGCGTGAAGAGGGATACACAATTCCTGTCCCTCATAGCTATTCACAGTATCTGGAAATTTAA